The Arachis hypogaea cultivar Tifrunner chromosome 16, arahy.Tifrunner.gnm2.J5K5, whole genome shotgun sequence genome contains a region encoding:
- the LOC112697875 gene encoding uncharacterized protein isoform X1 — protein MIYNAAILVKFHSSPGGSLEKRKREVGMQGNLRNAATTKGGRKSISRERKLALQQDVDSLKKKLRNEENIHRALERAFNRPLGALPRLPPYLPPYILALLAEVAVLEEEIVSLEKQVVHFRQDLYQEAVYMSSSKRKMEHSAHSNNPNPTMDTPKLDTLKHFSQKSGNPATSATVPEDRKGKENQSCTNSSKSRKQSSNQTNKTPIKKLSIDNKSLQKSLDTPRRQQETRVNDQQIAELRNPSQHKRPLPESDSPNIISENILKCLSSILLRMSAVKNPCSVGNTLTRQNCIEGTEVWDPYGVCLEFGQHDIGPYKQLCAVDAKSFNPNRTANTLFLQHRLKLLFRKLASVNLEKLNHQEKLAFWINIYNSCMMNAFIEGGTPESPEAVVTLMQKATINVGGHMLNPTTIEHFILRLPYHWKFTFSKGAKNHEMTARSMFGLELSEPLVTFALSCGTLSSPAVRVYTASQVENQLEVAKREYLQATFGISTTKFAIPKLLDWYLLDFAKDLESLLDWICLQLPSELGKEAIKLLEERKTEPLSQFVQIMPYEFSFRYLLCT, from the exons ATGATATATAATGCTGCAATTCTTGTCAAGTTTCATTCTTCACCTGGAGGATCATTGGAAAAG agaaaaagggaGGTGGGGATGCAGGGAAATTTGAGaaatgcagcaacaacaaaaGGTGGAAGAAAATCCATAAGCAGAGAAAGAAAACTAGCATTGCAACAAGAT gtagatagtttgaagaagaagctaaggaatGAAGAGAACATTCATAGGGCATTGGAAAGAGCTTTTAATAGACCTTTGGGAGCATTGCCTAGGCTTCCTCCTTATCTCCCTCCATAT atactgGCGCTTCTCGCGGAAGTAGCAGTTTTGGAAGAGGAGATTGTTAGCCTTGAAAAGCAGGTTGTGCATTTCAGGCAAGACTTGTACCAAGAAGCTGTTTACATGTCTTCTTCTAAGAGGAAAATGGAGCATTCAGCTCATTCAaacaatccaaatccaacaatggATACTCCAAAATTGGATACATTGAAGCATTTTTCACAGAAATCTGGTAATCCAGCAACATCTGCAACTGTTCCAG AGgatagaaaaggaaaagagaatcAGTCATGTACCAATTCTTCCAAGAGTAGGAAGCAATCTTCAAACCAAACAAATAAAACTCCAATCAAGAAACTTTCCATTGACAATAAATCACTACAAAAAAGTTTGGATACTCCAAGAAGGCAG CAAGAAACAAGGGTAAATGACCAACAAATTGCAGAACTAAGAAATCCTAGTCAACACAAAAGGCCACTACCAGAATCTGATAGCCCAAATATAATCTCTGAGAATATTCTGAAGTGTTTATCAAGCATTCTCTTGAGAATGAGTGCTGTGAAGAATCCATGCTCTGTAGGTAACACACTAACGCGCCAAAACTGTATCGAAGGGACTGAAGTTTGGGATCCATATGGTGTCTGTTTGGAATTTGGACAGCATGATATCGGTCCATACAAGCAGTTATGTGCAGTTGATGCGAAATCTTTCAATCCAAATCGAACAGCAAACACTTTGTTTTTACAACATAGATTGAA ACTTTTATTTAGGAAACTTGCCTCTGTCAACTTAGAGAAACTTAACCATCAAGAGAAGCTTGCATTCTGGATCAACATTTATAACTCCTGTATGATGAAT GCATTCATAGAGGGTGGCACACCAGAGAGTCCAGAAGCGGTTGTTACATTGATGCAGAAG GCAACAATCAATGTTGGTGGGCACATGCTGAATCCAACAACCATAGAGCATTTCATTTTAAGACTTCCTTACCATTGGAAATTT ACGTTCTCAAAGGGAGCGAAAAATCACGAAATGACAGCAAGAAGCATGTTTGGACTGGAATTGTCAGAACCCTTGGTGACATTTGCTCTCTCTTGTGGTACCTTGTCCTCTCCTGCT GTGAGAGTTTACACAGCATCCCAAGTTGAGAACCAGCTAGAAGTGGCTAAAAGAGAGTATTTGCAAGCAACTTTTGGAATCTCAACAACCAAATTTGCTATCCCAAAGTTGCTTGATTGGTATTTACTTGATTTTGCAAAGGACTTGGAATCATTATTGGATTGGATATGTCTCCAATTACCAAGTGAATTGGGGAAAGAAGCAATCAAATTACTTGAGGAAAGAAAAACTGAACCTCTCTCTCAATTTGTACAAATTATGCCATACGAGTTCAGTTTTAGATACTTGCTATGCACATAG
- the LOC112697875 gene encoding uncharacterized protein isoform X2, producing MQGNLRNAATTKGGRKSISRERKLALQQDVDSLKKKLRNEENIHRALERAFNRPLGALPRLPPYLPPYILALLAEVAVLEEEIVSLEKQVVHFRQDLYQEAVYMSSSKRKMEHSAHSNNPNPTMDTPKLDTLKHFSQKSGNPATSATVPEDRKGKENQSCTNSSKSRKQSSNQTNKTPIKKLSIDNKSLQKSLDTPRRQQETRVNDQQIAELRNPSQHKRPLPESDSPNIISENILKCLSSILLRMSAVKNPCSVGNTLTRQNCIEGTEVWDPYGVCLEFGQHDIGPYKQLCAVDAKSFNPNRTANTLFLQHRLKLLFRKLASVNLEKLNHQEKLAFWINIYNSCMMNAFIEGGTPESPEAVVTLMQKATINVGGHMLNPTTIEHFILRLPYHWKFTFSKGAKNHEMTARSMFGLELSEPLVTFALSCGTLSSPAVRVYTASQVENQLEVAKREYLQATFGISTTKFAIPKLLDWYLLDFAKDLESLLDWICLQLPSELGKEAIKLLEERKTEPLSQFVQIMPYEFSFRYLLCT from the exons ATGCAGGGAAATTTGAGaaatgcagcaacaacaaaaGGTGGAAGAAAATCCATAAGCAGAGAAAGAAAACTAGCATTGCAACAAGAT gtagatagtttgaagaagaagctaaggaatGAAGAGAACATTCATAGGGCATTGGAAAGAGCTTTTAATAGACCTTTGGGAGCATTGCCTAGGCTTCCTCCTTATCTCCCTCCATAT atactgGCGCTTCTCGCGGAAGTAGCAGTTTTGGAAGAGGAGATTGTTAGCCTTGAAAAGCAGGTTGTGCATTTCAGGCAAGACTTGTACCAAGAAGCTGTTTACATGTCTTCTTCTAAGAGGAAAATGGAGCATTCAGCTCATTCAaacaatccaaatccaacaatggATACTCCAAAATTGGATACATTGAAGCATTTTTCACAGAAATCTGGTAATCCAGCAACATCTGCAACTGTTCCAG AGgatagaaaaggaaaagagaatcAGTCATGTACCAATTCTTCCAAGAGTAGGAAGCAATCTTCAAACCAAACAAATAAAACTCCAATCAAGAAACTTTCCATTGACAATAAATCACTACAAAAAAGTTTGGATACTCCAAGAAGGCAG CAAGAAACAAGGGTAAATGACCAACAAATTGCAGAACTAAGAAATCCTAGTCAACACAAAAGGCCACTACCAGAATCTGATAGCCCAAATATAATCTCTGAGAATATTCTGAAGTGTTTATCAAGCATTCTCTTGAGAATGAGTGCTGTGAAGAATCCATGCTCTGTAGGTAACACACTAACGCGCCAAAACTGTATCGAAGGGACTGAAGTTTGGGATCCATATGGTGTCTGTTTGGAATTTGGACAGCATGATATCGGTCCATACAAGCAGTTATGTGCAGTTGATGCGAAATCTTTCAATCCAAATCGAACAGCAAACACTTTGTTTTTACAACATAGATTGAA ACTTTTATTTAGGAAACTTGCCTCTGTCAACTTAGAGAAACTTAACCATCAAGAGAAGCTTGCATTCTGGATCAACATTTATAACTCCTGTATGATGAAT GCATTCATAGAGGGTGGCACACCAGAGAGTCCAGAAGCGGTTGTTACATTGATGCAGAAG GCAACAATCAATGTTGGTGGGCACATGCTGAATCCAACAACCATAGAGCATTTCATTTTAAGACTTCCTTACCATTGGAAATTT ACGTTCTCAAAGGGAGCGAAAAATCACGAAATGACAGCAAGAAGCATGTTTGGACTGGAATTGTCAGAACCCTTGGTGACATTTGCTCTCTCTTGTGGTACCTTGTCCTCTCCTGCT GTGAGAGTTTACACAGCATCCCAAGTTGAGAACCAGCTAGAAGTGGCTAAAAGAGAGTATTTGCAAGCAACTTTTGGAATCTCAACAACCAAATTTGCTATCCCAAAGTTGCTTGATTGGTATTTACTTGATTTTGCAAAGGACTTGGAATCATTATTGGATTGGATATGTCTCCAATTACCAAGTGAATTGGGGAAAGAAGCAATCAAATTACTTGAGGAAAGAAAAACTGAACCTCTCTCTCAATTTGTACAAATTATGCCATACGAGTTCAGTTTTAGATACTTGCTATGCACATAG